The window TTATATTTCCCATTATTATAAATAATAATTGCTTGGCAAAAATAAAAAAAATTAGGATTGGATATTTAGAAGCAGGCCAATTTTGGGCTTATGATGGTATTTATAATGCTTTTAAGCAAAGCTTAAAAGAAAAGGGATGGGGAAATAAGATAGAATTCCCACCAAATGCACATTTTAGTCCGGGCTGGGAGCCAGAGCATGTTCCTGAATATGAACAAAGAGCAAGAGAATTAATGGAAAGAAAGGATATTGATTTTGTTATTGCTATGGGTACTGCTGCAACACAAGCTCTTTTAAAGGTAAATAATGGTAAAAAGCCTATTTTAGCCATGGGTGTTGCTGATCCACTGGCATCTGGTTTTATTAAGAGTTATCATGATTCAGGTATAGATAATTTTACAATAAGGGTTGTTCCCAATAGGTGGAAAATAATGTTTGAAATTTTTTATGATGTGGTTCATTTTAAAAAATTAGGCATTATGTATTCTGATACAAAAACTGGTAGAGTATATGCAAATTTAAAAGATGCTAGAGAAGTTGCAAAAGAAAAAGGATTTAAGTTAATTGAGTATAATAAATTAAGCACAGCAGAAGAATTATGTGAATGTGATAAAGGTCTTGATTATCTTATCTCTAAAGGTATAGATGCTTTTTTTATTTCTTCACTAGTTTGTTTTGATTGGACTAAAAGCGATGTACAAAAACTAATGAATAAACTTATTAAAAATAAAATTCCTACTTTTGCTAGAGACGGTTCATCTTATGTACAGGCAGGAGCATTGATGGGATTTTCTTCTATGGATTTTTCTGCAATGGGTGACTTTTTAGCTAATATGGCTATCCAAATTTTTAAAGGCAAAAAGCCAAGAGATGTAAATATGATAGACAGACCTTCTCCTAAAATAGCTGTTAATTTGGAAACTGCCTTAAAAATAGGTTTTGACTTTCCTGTAACGATTTTAATAGCTTCTGATGAGATCTATGATAAAATTATTTTACCATCCAATAGGAAATTTAAATAAAAAATAATATATGAAACAAAATAGGTGGATAGTTTTAATAATTATTTTTCTTTTTTTTATATTAACTTTAGGATTTAATTCTTTTTTAACAATTTCTTCATTTAGAAAAAACAATTTATCTAATTATTTTTCTTTAGCTGAAACTATTGGAAAACGAATAAAGTCTGATATTGAAACAGGTCTTATTTTTGGGAAAGAGTTAACAACTTTCTATGGTTTAAAAAAAATACTTTATAAATATTTATCAAAAGATCTATTCATATCTAATATTTATGTATGTGATAAAAATTTTCATTTAATAAAATATATCAACGAAATTAATAAAAATGAATTAGAGCTAATTAAGAAAGATAAATGCTATGAATATACTTCAAAGAAAATAATTTTTAATAATTACTATCTTTTAATTTTTCCAATTTATAAAAATAATTATATAAAAGGATACTTAATTTTAAAATTAAGTAAATGGTTGAATAAAATTTCAGAATCTATATTTTATAGTCAGATACGTATTATTCTTATTTTATCCATATTTTCTTTTATCATTTTAGTGTTGTTTTTAAATAATATTTTTAAAAGGAAAGTTTTAGGAAAAGTTGAAAATAAAGTTAATATTGGTATTTTTTTAATTATTATCTCTACTCAAATAATATATGCTTTTATTAGCACATATCAATATCAAAACAAATTATCTACTACAATAGAAAAAAAGCTTTTATTTATCCATGAAACTCTAAGTAGCGATTTTCAATTTTTATTGAATAAGGGTGTTTCTTTGTCCCATGTTAGTGGTATTTATACGTATTTAAATAATATTTTAAAAGTTAATAAAGAGGTAGGCTCTATTATTATTGATAACAATAAACAATCAATTTTTTGTGTAAATCGTGATTTAAAAAATAATGGTATATTAAAAAAAATAAGTTTTTTAAATTTTAAATTTTCTAAACCATTATTTAAAAATGGAAAAAAAATAGGTAATATTGTTTTAATAAGTAATCCATCTTTTATTTTAGAACAAATTATAGATGTTTATTTAGATGCTATTACATTATTAATTTTATGTTTTATCTTTTTAGGAGAATTAAATCATATTTTCATTCCTATTTTATGGGATAGATTAAATAAATTTAAGGATGTTAAATCTTTTAATATTAATATCCAAAGATTCTTTAGAGTTGCTGCATTTTTATTCTTTTTTGCGTATGATATGCCATTATCATTTATTCCTATCTATATGGAAAATTTCCCTGCCATTAACTCTCTATTTCCTAAAGATATCTGGTTGAGTTTACCTATCACTTTAGAAATGTTATTTGCCACTTTAACTACTTTAGTTGGGGGTTTTATTATAGATCGTTATGGTTGGAAAAAAGTATTTTATATTGGAACTATATTTAGTTCAAGTGGTTTATTTTTAGCTGCTTTATATGCTAATTTATTGGTGTATTTATTTTCACGTTCTCTTGCAGGAGCAGGATTGGGGCTTATTTTAATTTCCTTACAGTCTTTTATAGTGAATGTTTTAGATAAAGAGCGGTCATCTGGTATTGCTAATATGTTTGCAGGAGTTTTGGCTGGAAGTTTATGTGGTAATGTTGTAGGTGCTATGTTAGCCGAGCGTTCTAGTTTTAAAATTGTATTCTATGTAGCTAGTTGTTTAATTCTTTTATCTATATTATATTTATTTTTTATTTTTAAAAATTTTAAAAATAAAGAAACAAATGTTTCCTTAGTGCAACAATATACTTTATTTAATAACTGGAAGAAATATTTTTTTGATTTAAAGACAATTGGTTTGATTTTATTTATAGCTATTCCTATAACAATTACTTTAGTAGGTGTATTATACTATATAACTCCTTTGTATCTAAAAAAAATAGGTATGTCTCAAGGTAATATCGGAAGAGTTTTGATGATTTATGGACTATGTATTATTTATTTAGGACCTATTTTTTCATCTTTGATAGATAAGATGAAAAATAAATTTTTTATAGTTATATTATCAGGATTAATATCAGCTTGCTCTTTACTCCCTTTAATAGTTTTTAAAGGGGTAGGAGGAGTTATCAGTTCGGTAATATTAGTTGGTGTGGCTAATGCATGTGCGTCTGCATGTTTGATTGTATTTTTTTTAGAAATAACGTCTAATATAAAAGTAACAGAACAGCAGAAAGTTAGTTTTTTTAGAACATTGGAAAGAACTGGGCAAATTATAGGATCTTTTATTTTTGCTAATTTAATAGTATGGTTTGGGTTTTATAGAGGGTTAGAGTATTTATTTATTTTTTTGTTGTTATGTATTGTTTTTTATTTGATATTCTGTTTATATAGAAAAAAAGTATTTTATTATGAATAAAAAATTTTACATATCTATTCTTCATTTAGAGGATGTTGATAAACTTTGTAATTTGATTTATTCTAATTTTGGACAAAGTTATCCAGATAAAGAATTTTATGATAGTACTATATTAAGAAAAGTTATACAAAAAGGTTCTTTGATACCTATTGTTGTGAAATATAAGGATAAATTAGTAGGTCATTTAGCTTTAAGAAAAAGAAAATTACAAAACATATACTATGCAGGAAGTGCTGTTGTAGATCGTCAATATAGAGGTAAAGGATTATTAACAAAACTAATGAGTTTTGCTTTATCTTATTTGAAAAAAAAGGATATATGGGGATTTTATGGAGAACCTATTACTTCTAATAATTTTTCTCAAAGGGCAAGTAAATTAGTTGGAGGTAAAGAAGTAGGTGTTTTTTTGAGACGGGTACTTCCTGTTGTAAAATTTGTAGAAAGTCCTAAGAAAAAATGGGGAAATACTGTAATTTTTTTTTATCCAGCTTATTCTTTGAGCAATTGTTCTTTTCAAATTATTTCAAGTTTATATGATAATATTATTGAAGAAATTTTTTATAACCTTGAGATAAAGCATATTAAGTTTAGAAAAGAAGGTTACTTGGGAAATAAAAATAATTATACTGTGAGAATAGAAAAGAATTGGAAGATTGGAGAGCTATTAGTGGAGAATTTAACTACAATAGATGATATTTTTTGGGAAAAAAAAATAAAATTTTTAAATAATTATGCTCATAGTGCAGTATATCTCAATTTATCTCATTGTTTTTTAAATGAATGGATAAATATTTTAAAAAGTAATAAATATTTTTTTGCAGGTATTATTCCTTTATTTTTTAAAACAGGTAGTGCTTTAGTAATGCAGCGAATACAACAATTTGATTTTATTACTAAAAATTATTTTGTTACAAATTTTGGAGAAAGGTTATATTATTGGTGTATGAAAGATGGAAAAAATTTTATTACTTAGAATTATTTTTATTTAACTTATCTAATCCAATAGATATGGTTAAGATATTTTTATTATTAGAATATTGATAGTCAATTTTTTTAGAGAATTGTTTTACCAAGACAATTCCTAGTCCTCCAGGCAAAATATCTTCTATAGAGTCGTTTCCAGATATAGGCTTAGATTTATATTCTAGCGGGTTGAAGGGGATACCTTGATCCTTAAAAGTTATATAAATAGTATCTTTTGTAATTTTTAACTCTAGTTCTAGTGGGCCAGGATCGTTGTTGGGATAGGCATAATTACATATATTTAAAATTATTTCTTCTAAGATTAGATTGATATTATTTATATAATTTTTATCAATGTTTTCTTTTTCAAGAACTTTATTAATATCGTGAGTTATCTTAATTGCTTTATCATATATAGCCACAGAATGGAAAATATAGTTACTCTTATATGTTGTTTCAGATTTCTTCAATTGCATCCTCCAGAGTGTTAAAAACTGGAAATATAGCATTAAATCCAGATATCTTAAAAACATCAGATACCATTGGTTGAAGATTACAAAATAGATACTTTCCATTATTGGATTTAATTTTTTTCCCTATGGATAAAATACTTCTAAGTCCTGCTGAGCTTATATATTCTAAGTCATTCAAATCAATAATCATTTTATTATGGCCTTCTACTATAAAAGAGCGACATTTTTCTTCATATAAAGGAGCAGTAGAGGCATCTAGTCTTCCAGATACCTTTACAATAATAAATTTTTTTTTGTCTATTTTTTTTATTTCCATTAACTCCCCCTTTTATTTTTTTATTCTTATTTAGAATCTAAAAGCTTTACTCTAGTGAAATTGTATTGATTTACCATCAAAAATCTTTTAGAAAAAAAAATATCTTTTGGCAAGGATAGGATTAATGAGGGATAAAATTATTTCTTTAAAATGGAAAATTGTTTTTCCTCTAGTTATTTTGTTTGTTATAATGGCCGCGATTATAGTTTTTCTTTCATCTGATATGACTAGTAGGGCTATGTTTAATCTTAGTGAAGAACAGGCAAACAATGTTCTTTATCTTGTGAATATTAACATTAATTCTATGTATAAAAACCTTCTTTCTTCTAAAATAGAAACTATTCTTAATACAAAGAAAATTATTCGTTTTATGAATCAGGATATTTATAATTATTTATCTACAAATGGATATAAAAAGAATAGTTTTAAAAATATTGAATATGAAGTATTCAATAAATATGAAATAATTGGCGACTATAATATATTTTCTTTTATTATGAAAGATAATCACTTAGTATATTCTAGTAATAAAAAAATAGATTTTATTAAAATTAGTAATATACAAGACTTAAAGGGAAGAAAAATAATAGATATATTTCATGATATTAATACACATCGTAAAAGTGAATTTATAATATTTAAATATAATAATAGGTTTGTTGTTGGATTCATAAAGTTTTATGATTCTAAATATATTATATCTGTTTTTATAGACTGCGATGATATAATTAAAGAAATAGAAAAGCAAAAGAATATAATGATAAGTAATATTGTGCAAAATATGGCAAAAATTAATATAGCTAAAAGTGGTTATTTATATATACTAAATGATGAAGGAAATGTTATTTTCCCTTTATCTTCTATTAAATCCTATAATAATTTTAAATTTAAAATAAAGCCATTTATTTTAGCCAATATTAAAAAGAATGAAGGTGTAAATAAATTTAATTTTATCGTTAAGTCAGATAAAATTAACAAATATTATATTACATCTATTTTCTTTAAACCGTTAAAGTGGTATGTAGGGGCTGTTATTCCAATAAAAGAAATAGTTTCTCCAGGTAAAAAATTAGTTAAAATTCAGGCATTAGTTGTTTTGTTAGTATTTTTTATTAGTTTAGTTTTTATAATTATGTTTATTTCTAGAGTTACTAATCCTATAAAAAAATTGGCTGAATTTACTTCAGTAGTAGCAACACATGATTTTACTAAAGGTGAAATAGAGTTATCTGATACTTTAATTCTTAATAAAAAAAGAAAAGATGAAATAGGTTTATTAACTGAATCTTTTATTAAAATGCATAAAGAATTAGCTTCCAATATTAAAAGATTATTAACAGTTACTGCAAACCAAGAAAGATTAGAAAGTGAATTGAGGATAGCTCGGCAAATTCAGATGGGCATTTTACCCTCACCTGAACCCAAGCCCCCGCTTTTAGATTTAGACTTCCATGCTTATTTAAAACCAGCTAGAGAAGTAGGAGGAGATTTATTTCATTACTTTTTTATAGATGATGAGCGTATTTGTTTTGCGGTTGGAGATGTTTCAGATAAAGGAGTTCCTGCTGCTTTTTTTATGGCTATGACTATGACATTATTAAAAAATACAGCCATGTCTGGAGGAAGTATTGGAGAAATTGTTTCCAGAGTGAATAATGAACTTGCCCAAAATAATCCTAATAATATGTTTGTTACTTTATTTGTAGGTATTTTAAATGTTAAAACTGGATATTTAGAATATACAAATGCAGGACATAACCCAACGTTATACATACCATATAAAGGAAGAGCAGTGTTTTTAAGAGAGATTAGTGGTCCAGTTGTAGGAGCAATGGAAGGGCTTAAATATAAAACTTTTTACCTCCAACTTTATCCAAAAGATTTATTGTTCTTATATACAGATGGAGTAACAGAGGCTATGGATATTAACAAAAATTTGTATGGAGAAGATAGATTATATAATTTATTAGTTGAAAATTCTAAAGCTCTTTATTCAAATGATATTATTAATATTGTATGTAATGATTTAAAAGATTTTGTTGGCAAAGCAGAACAATCTGATGATATTACTATGATGGTATTACGCTGGGATAAAGAGACTAATTAGCTTTTTTGAATTCTAATACTCTTATGTATTTATGAAATCCATAAAAAAATGCGTTTAAAGAAAGAATAAAACCAGCTTTTCCATCTAAAAAGCCTAGTTTTAAAAAATAAATTTTCATAAATCTGGCTAGGCCATGTCCAAGGGCCTTTATTACTCCAGACGATATATTTTTTTCTGCCATGTCTTTTGCTGCTTCTTGGGTATAGTAGTTTATTTTTTCCATATGGTGGAAAAGATTTTCATAAGGATAATGTATTATATGACCTTTTAATTTTAATGTATCTCCACTTACTCGAAAACCATAATGTGGTCCCGAAGTATATAATGATGTTTTTGGGAGATAAAAAACTCTCAACAAATAATCTGGATACCATCCACAATGCTTAATAAATCTATCAAAATAAAATGATTTTCTTGGACAAAAAAAACCAGCATATTTTTTATCATTATGATGAAGGTTGTGTTTTATTTCTTCTTGTAATTCAGGAGATAAAATTTCGTCTTGATCTAATGAGATAACCCAATCTGTATGAATATGTTTAAAAGCAAATTCAAATTGTTTGGCAGGACCTTTCCATGAGTTTATAATAACTCTTGCCCCATTTTTTTGTGCAATTTCAACGGTTTTATCTTGGCTATTTGAATCTATAACTAAAATTTCTTTGCAAAAGGATAGACTTTGAATACATTGCTTTAAATATTTTTCGCCATTATAAGTTAAAATTAGTCCTGTACAATTTAGCATTTACATTCCTTTAAAATGGTTTTGACTGCTAAAATTACATCATTGATATCTTTGTCAGTTAATTTTGCAGACAAAGGTAAACTTAAGGTTTGTCTCCCTATTGTCATGGCGTTTGGATAATCTTCTGGTTTCCATCCAAATTTTTGTTGATAAAAAGGATGCTCTGGTATGCTAAGATAATGGACTCCAGATCCTATGTTGTGTTTATTAAGAGCATTTAAAAAATTATCCCTGTTAATATTAGCTTTTTTTTCGTCAATTAAAATTGTGAAAAGATGATAGGCTGGTTTTATATAATCTGGGAATGGGTTTGGAAGGGTTATTGGTAAATCAGAAAAAGCATCTAAATATATTTCCCAAATTTTTTTTCTTTTTTTCCAAAATATATTAACTCGTTTTAATTGGTGGATTCCAATAGCAGCTTGAATGTCCATCATATTATATTTATAGCCACATTCTACTACCATATAATGTTTATATCCTTCATCAGAGAACCTTCTCCATGCGTCTGCACTCATTCCATGTAAAGCTAATATTTTTATCCGCTTTGCAAGTTGGGAATGATGTGTTATAATCATTCCACCTTCACCAGTGATAATATTTTTCGTTACATAAAAACTAAAGCACCCAAAGTCGCCAAATGTTCCACAAGGTTTGTTTTTATATTCAGCTTCTATAGCATGAGCGCAATCTTCAATTACTTTAAGATTATATTTTTTAGCTAAGGATAATATTTTATCCATCTCACAAGGTCGGCCTGCAAAGTGTACAGGTAAAATAGCTTTGGTTTTAGGCGTGATTTTTTCTTCAATAAGATCTGGGTTTAGATTAAAAGTTTTTTTATCTACATCTACTAATACAGGTGTTGCTCCTGCGTGAATTATGGCATTAATAGTAGCACAGAATGTTAAAGGTGTGGTAATAACTTCATCTCCAGGTCCTATGTCAGCCGCAATTAAACTTAAATGTAAGGCTGCAGTACAAGAGTTTACTGCTATAGCATAAGGAATTTTTTTAAATTGTTTAAAATTTTTTTCAAATTGGGCTACTTTGGGCCCTGTCCCTAGCCAACATGTTCTTAGACTATGTATAACTTCTTGGATTTCCTCTTCTCCTATGTAGGGAGATCCAAAAACTAAAAAATTTTTTTTTGAGCGAATAGATGACATTTAGTTATTCCTTATTTTTTATTAATTATTGAAGGTAATTCTATTTTTAATTGCTTCTAAAATATCTTTGAATACAATTTCTGGCTCATTATTTCCATTTATAACTATAATTCTTTCTTTATGTAAGGCAGCCCAAGTGAGATAGCCTTCTCTAATTTTTGTATGAAATTCTAAACTTTCAGCCTCAAATCTACCTTCTTCTCGGGATATTTTGTCTTCTAAATTTCTAGCCAAAGCTCGCTTGAGTCCTATCTCTACAGGTAAATCTAGAAGAATAGTAAGGTCTGGATTTAGTTTATTAGTTGCAAGCTCATTTAATAAATGTAAGATATTCGGATCTATTCCTCTTCCATATCCTTGATATACTACAGTAGAATCAGTATATCTATCTGAAATTACTATAGATCCTTCTTCTAAAGCAGGTTTTATAATTTGATGTACATGTTGAGAACGGTCAGCTAAATATAAAAAAAGTTCTGTTTCTTTAGTGATGTCTTGACTTTCCATGGATAAAAGAATTTTTCTTAAAGTTATACCTAAATTGCTCCCACCAGGTTCTCTTGTGAGAAGAACTTTTTTGCCTAGGGATTCTAAATACTCTTTTAATTTTTGGGCTTGAGTGGTTTTTCCACACCCTTCTATTCCTTCAAAGGTAATAAACATTGATTTACCCTCTTTGTTGGATTATTTGTTGAATATTCTTCATTATTACTTGGGGTTTTTTTAGGAAAATAAATTGCCCTTCCTAAACTTCGATTATATTCTGACCAAAAGGATTCATCTGTATCCTCTTTAGATAGAGATTGCATAATATTTACTTTTGAATCTATGTTGTCTGCAAAATGAAGTAAAAGTGCTTCTATAGTTTTTGGTCTTTTAGGTGAACCAAATTCTAATTCACCGTGATGGGATAAAATTAAGTGTTTTAAGTGTAGAATTAGGTCATATTCGGATGTTTCAAAAGGAGCAAAAAATGGTTGAAGTTTTTCCAAACCTAAGAAAATATGTCCTAATAGTTGGCCTTCGTCTGTATAATTTCTTTCTATTGATTGAGATATTTCATATGCTTTTCCTAAATCATGGAGAGCTGCTCCTAATAAAACTATTTCTTTATCCACAAAAGAATAGATTTCACATAATTTAAGACATATTTTGCATACAGAAAGAGTATGTTCTAGTAATCCACCAATATAGGCATGGTGAATTTTTTTACCGCCAGAAGCAGTTAGAAGCAGATTTTGGATTTCTGGGTCTGAAAATATAGCTTTAGCAAGTTTTTTCCATAAAGGATATTTTAATTCTTTAAATAAAATATCTTTTAACTCTGCTAGAAGTTTTTCAGGAGGTACTTTGCTTGTAGGTAGGAAATCAGCTAAGTTTATTTCTGTTTGGGGGAGAATTTCTAAATATTCTATATTTATTTGTAGCTGTTGTTTGAAACTTTGTACTTGTCCTTTTACAAAGACAAAATCTCCATTTTTTATTTGAGAATAATTTTGACTTAAAGGACTCCATATACGAGCTGAGATTTGTCCTGTTTTATCTTGTAGAGTTAAGTTCCAAAAGGGACCGTTTTGAGCTTGTGATTTTTGAGATGAGACTACTACAAAAATATCTTCTAATTTTTCTGAATTTTTTAACTCTTGAATGAATTTTTTTTTCTCTTTCATAGTTGCGTATTTTTTAGGCCTGGATTAAACATAAAGTGTTTTTGACCTTTGTTCTTTATAATTTTTAGACGAGGTTGGCTTAAAGAGCAAGTTTTATCTTAAAAAGAGCGAGGATACAATGGTTAAAAAAAAGGGAAAAACTATTGTTACAGTTTACTCTGCTTGGTGTAAGGGATGTGGAATTTGTGTGGCTTTTTGTCCTGGTAAAGTCCTAGAGTTTGATGAGCATGGCAAAGCTTATCCTGCTCATATGGAAGAGTGTATAAACTGTGGATTTTGTGAACTTCACTGTCCTGATTTTGCCATTTCAGTTCGTCCCAAAAAGGATGAAAAATGTATAGATGAAATGGTAAAAAATAAAGATTTGAAAAAATAGGTAGGGATTTATGGCTAGAAAACCAAAGAAAAAAGAAATTTTTGCCCTTGGTAATGAAGTTGTCGTAGAAGGAGCACTACTTGCGGGATGCACTTTTTTTGCGGGTTATCCTATAACTCCTTCTACAGAGATTGCAGAAGGTATGGCAGCGCGGCTTCCTTTAATTGAGGATGGTGTTTTTGTGCAAATGGAAGATGAGATTGCTAGTCTCGGAGCAGTTATTGGTGCTTCTTTGGCAGGAAGAAAAGCAATGACAGCGACTTCAGGACCAGGATTTTCTCTTATGCAAGAGCATATTGGCTATGCTTGTATGGCAGAAGTACCTTTAGTGATTGTTAATGTTATGCGTGGAGGACCTTCTACTGGCTTACCTACTAATCCTGCGCAGGGTGATGTCCAACAAGCAAGATGGGGAACACATGGAGATCATCCTATTATTGTACTTTCTGCTTGTGATGTGCAAGATTGTTTAAATATGACTATAACGGCTTTTAATTTTGCGGAAAAATATAGGACTCCTGTAATTCTTTTGCTAGATGAAATTACTGCTCATACAAGAGAAAAAATTGTTCTACCAAGATCAGATGAGTTAACTATTTTAAACAGAACAACTCCGGCTATGCCTCCAGAGTGGTATGTTCCTTATGAAGAGACAATGCGAGGAGTACCTCCAATGCCTCCTTTGGGTTCTGGGTATCGCTATCATGTTACAGGACTAACTCATGATGAACATGGTTATCCTACTAGTAAGAAAAG is drawn from Desulfonauticus submarinus and contains these coding sequences:
- a CDS encoding ABC transporter substrate binding protein, with translation MKKIIFFLIIFPIIINNNCLAKIKKIRIGYLEAGQFWAYDGIYNAFKQSLKEKGWGNKIEFPPNAHFSPGWEPEHVPEYEQRARELMERKDIDFVIAMGTAATQALLKVNNGKKPILAMGVADPLASGFIKSYHDSGIDNFTIRVVPNRWKIMFEIFYDVVHFKKLGIMYSDTKTGRVYANLKDAREVAKEKGFKLIEYNKLSTAEELCECDKGLDYLISKGIDAFFISSLVCFDWTKSDVQKLMNKLIKNKIPTFARDGSSYVQAGALMGFSSMDFSAMGDFLANMAIQIFKGKKPRDVNMIDRPSPKIAVNLETALKIGFDFPVTILIASDEIYDKIILPSNRKFK
- a CDS encoding MFS transporter, which gives rise to MKQNRWIVLIIIFLFFILTLGFNSFLTISSFRKNNLSNYFSLAETIGKRIKSDIETGLIFGKELTTFYGLKKILYKYLSKDLFISNIYVCDKNFHLIKYINEINKNELELIKKDKCYEYTSKKIIFNNYYLLIFPIYKNNYIKGYLILKLSKWLNKISESIFYSQIRIILILSIFSFIILVLFLNNIFKRKVLGKVENKVNIGIFLIIISTQIIYAFISTYQYQNKLSTTIEKKLLFIHETLSSDFQFLLNKGVSLSHVSGIYTYLNNILKVNKEVGSIIIDNNKQSIFCVNRDLKNNGILKKISFLNFKFSKPLFKNGKKIGNIVLISNPSFILEQIIDVYLDAITLLILCFIFLGELNHIFIPILWDRLNKFKDVKSFNINIQRFFRVAAFLFFFAYDMPLSFIPIYMENFPAINSLFPKDIWLSLPITLEMLFATLTTLVGGFIIDRYGWKKVFYIGTIFSSSGLFLAALYANLLVYLFSRSLAGAGLGLILISLQSFIVNVLDKERSSGIANMFAGVLAGSLCGNVVGAMLAERSSFKIVFYVASCLILLSILYLFFIFKNFKNKETNVSLVQQYTLFNNWKKYFFDLKTIGLILFIAIPITITLVGVLYYITPLYLKKIGMSQGNIGRVLMIYGLCIIYLGPIFSSLIDKMKNKFFIVILSGLISACSLLPLIVFKGVGGVISSVILVGVANACASACLIVFFLEITSNIKVTEQQKVSFFRTLERTGQIIGSFIFANLIVWFGFYRGLEYLFIFLLLCIVFYLIFCLYRKKVFYYE
- a CDS encoding GNAT family N-acetyltransferase gives rise to the protein MNKKFYISILHLEDVDKLCNLIYSNFGQSYPDKEFYDSTILRKVIQKGSLIPIVVKYKDKLVGHLALRKRKLQNIYYAGSAVVDRQYRGKGLLTKLMSFALSYLKKKDIWGFYGEPITSNNFSQRASKLVGGKEVGVFLRRVLPVVKFVESPKKKWGNTVIFFYPAYSLSNCSFQIISSLYDNIIEEIFYNLEIKHIKFRKEGYLGNKNNYTVRIEKNWKIGELLVENLTTIDDIFWEKKIKFLNNYAHSAVYLNLSHCFLNEWINILKSNKYFFAGIIPLFFKTGSALVMQRIQQFDFITKNYFVTNFGERLYYWCMKDGKNFIT
- a CDS encoding ATP-binding protein, coding for MKKSETTYKSNYIFHSVAIYDKAIKITHDINKVLEKENIDKNYINNINLILEEIILNICNYAYPNNDPGPLELELKITKDTIYITFKDQGIPFNPLEYKSKPISGNDSIEDILPGGLGIVLVKQFSKKIDYQYSNNKNILTISIGLDKLNKNNSK
- a CDS encoding STAS domain-containing protein, with the protein product MEIKKIDKKKFIIVKVSGRLDASTAPLYEEKCRSFIVEGHNKMIIDLNDLEYISSAGLRSILSIGKKIKSNNGKYLFCNLQPMVSDVFKISGFNAIFPVFNTLEDAIEEI
- a CDS encoding SpoIIE family protein phosphatase — protein: MRDKIISLKWKIVFPLVILFVIMAAIIVFLSSDMTSRAMFNLSEEQANNVLYLVNININSMYKNLLSSKIETILNTKKIIRFMNQDIYNYLSTNGYKKNSFKNIEYEVFNKYEIIGDYNIFSFIMKDNHLVYSSNKKIDFIKISNIQDLKGRKIIDIFHDINTHRKSEFIIFKYNNRFVVGFIKFYDSKYIISVFIDCDDIIKEIEKQKNIMISNIVQNMAKINIAKSGYLYILNDEGNVIFPLSSIKSYNNFKFKIKPFILANIKKNEGVNKFNFIVKSDKINKYYITSIFFKPLKWYVGAVIPIKEIVSPGKKLVKIQALVVLLVFFISLVFIIMFISRVTNPIKKLAEFTSVVATHDFTKGEIELSDTLILNKKRKDEIGLLTESFIKMHKELASNIKRLLTVTANQERLESELRIARQIQMGILPSPEPKPPLLDLDFHAYLKPAREVGGDLFHYFFIDDERICFAVGDVSDKGVPAAFFMAMTMTLLKNTAMSGGSIGEIVSRVNNELAQNNPNNMFVTLFVGILNVKTGYLEYTNAGHNPTLYIPYKGRAVFLREISGPVVGAMEGLKYKTFYLQLYPKDLLFLYTDGVTEAMDINKNLYGEDRLYNLLVENSKALYSNDIINIVCNDLKDFVGKAEQSDDITMMVLRWDKETN
- a CDS encoding glycosyltransferase family 2 protein is translated as MLNCTGLILTYNGEKYLKQCIQSLSFCKEILVIDSNSQDKTVEIAQKNGARVIINSWKGPAKQFEFAFKHIHTDWVISLDQDEILSPELQEEIKHNLHHNDKKYAGFFCPRKSFYFDRFIKHCGWYPDYLLRVFYLPKTSLYTSGPHYGFRVSGDTLKLKGHIIHYPYENLFHHMEKINYYTQEAAKDMAEKNISSGVIKALGHGLARFMKIYFLKLGFLDGKAGFILSLNAFFYGFHKYIRVLEFKKAN
- a CDS encoding DegT/DnrJ/EryC1/StrS family aminotransferase is translated as MSSIRSKKNFLVFGSPYIGEEEIQEVIHSLRTCWLGTGPKVAQFEKNFKQFKKIPYAIAVNSCTAALHLSLIAADIGPGDEVITTPLTFCATINAIIHAGATPVLVDVDKKTFNLNPDLIEEKITPKTKAILPVHFAGRPCEMDKILSLAKKYNLKVIEDCAHAIEAEYKNKPCGTFGDFGCFSFYVTKNIITGEGGMIITHHSQLAKRIKILALHGMSADAWRRFSDEGYKHYMVVECGYKYNMMDIQAAIGIHQLKRVNIFWKKRKKIWEIYLDAFSDLPITLPNPFPDYIKPAYHLFTILIDEKKANINRDNFLNALNKHNIGSGVHYLSIPEHPFYQQKFGWKPEDYPNAMTIGRQTLSLPLSAKLTDKDINDVILAVKTILKECKC
- the tmk gene encoding dTMP kinase, whose product is MFITFEGIEGCGKTTQAQKLKEYLESLGKKVLLTREPGGSNLGITLRKILLSMESQDITKETELFLYLADRSQHVHQIIKPALEEGSIVISDRYTDSTVVYQGYGRGIDPNILHLLNELATNKLNPDLTILLDLPVEIGLKRALARNLEDKISREEGRFEAESLEFHTKIREGYLTWAALHKERIIVINGNNEPEIVFKDILEAIKNRITFNN